From a single Granulicella aggregans genomic region:
- a CDS encoding anti-sigma factor family protein yields MNLNPSLEILNPESAQVCETMRASFSEYLDGAVNGHEMHAIATHLRACPSCDEEFSKLREMQASLASLRALKAPADLGLKLRVAISQQKAKQSRTWADRFSIQWENAIRPLVIQVSAGFAGTIALVGTIAMVLGMVAAPEAVMAHDVPLSAITAPHFLYSAAAERPIVADHDTTIVVDASINARGQVYDYKYLSGPENPEVQKQVAEQLMLSVFTPASVFGSPVRGHIILTFDGISVRA; encoded by the coding sequence ATGAACCTGAACCCTTCGCTGGAGATCCTGAATCCGGAGTCCGCACAGGTCTGCGAGACGATGCGTGCTTCCTTCTCGGAGTACCTCGACGGCGCAGTCAACGGCCACGAGATGCACGCCATCGCGACCCATCTCCGCGCCTGCCCGTCGTGCGACGAAGAGTTCTCGAAGCTCCGTGAGATGCAGGCATCGCTCGCTAGTCTCCGGGCACTCAAGGCACCTGCGGACCTCGGCCTCAAGCTTCGCGTCGCCATCTCCCAGCAGAAGGCCAAGCAAAGCCGCACCTGGGCCGACCGGTTCTCTATCCAGTGGGAGAACGCCATCCGCCCGCTTGTGATCCAGGTCTCCGCCGGATTCGCCGGAACCATCGCACTCGTCGGCACCATCGCGATGGTACTCGGCATGGTCGCCGCGCCCGAGGCGGTGATGGCCCACGACGTCCCCCTAAGCGCCATCACGGCTCCGCACTTCCTCTACTCTGCCGCAGCCGAGCGCCCCATCGTCGCGGATCACGACACCACCATCGTCGTCGACGCATCGATCAACGCTCGAGGCCAGGTCTACGACTACAAGTACCTTTCCGGTCCCGAAAACCCGGAGGTCCAGAAGCAGGTCGCCGAGCAGCTCATGCTGAGTGTCTTCACCCCAGCCAGTGTCTTCGGATCGCCCGTCCGCGGCCACATCATTCTGACCTTCGATGGGATCTCCGTCCGCGCCTAG
- a CDS encoding tetratricopeptide repeat protein, translating into MARLSRPALGIAVAALLLPSFRLTAQSSSSSSQSSGTAPQEESRSTAKRPTVEAGGSAVTLETSEPLFYLASALNLCGYDDGLDQSDPVRAKVRADIESAAIATPEAADSRRALCEYVHTHQLSDGGLNLAQYVSLALYLTPPPELAPTADETDLPPDSTQVVNILPLLRTFAEQVHLHAIWIKYRPNYEALVDLVHDPLTRTILNTNIYLKLPASSYDGRRFLVLIEPMLAPAASNARIYGNDYTVVVSPSATPPGNVKMEQVRHTYLHYEVEPLVYSRATAMNRLQPLLRTVQDAPIEFSYKSDIVSLIAECMIKAIEAHTMDAGIPKPEKTTSHERIDQERYTAEMTVYDRQTEAARRNAAELSMRQGWVLTGYFYDRLSEMQHDGSSLKDSIGQMVYGMDIGREAHHDQQIVFLPEASHDVVRRTPRQPTGLDLAEMKLFKGDKDGASEIAEKVLASPTGDHARANYLIARVNLLDQQPDDAVTHFHAALETSRDPRTLAWCHIYLGRLYDMQQTPDRKKAVAEYKLALNLRDDRPDTKAAAEAGIRAPFAPPKREAMPDPDDNDNTPIDPTGKAEKDAYKPPPPQ; encoded by the coding sequence ATGGCGCGACTCTCCAGACCTGCACTTGGTATCGCCGTCGCTGCGCTTCTGCTTCCGTCCTTCAGGCTGACGGCCCAATCCTCTTCGTCTTCCTCGCAGTCGTCCGGCACCGCGCCGCAGGAAGAGAGCCGCTCGACTGCAAAGCGTCCCACCGTCGAAGCCGGAGGCTCCGCCGTCACACTAGAGACCAGCGAACCTCTCTTCTACCTCGCTTCCGCACTCAACCTCTGCGGCTACGACGATGGCCTCGATCAATCCGACCCCGTCCGCGCCAAGGTACGCGCGGACATCGAATCTGCCGCCATCGCCACACCCGAGGCCGCCGACAGCCGCCGCGCGCTGTGCGAATACGTCCACACCCACCAGCTCTCCGACGGCGGCCTCAACCTCGCCCAGTACGTGTCGCTCGCGCTCTACCTTACCCCGCCGCCGGAACTCGCGCCGACCGCCGACGAGACCGATCTGCCCCCCGACTCCACCCAGGTCGTCAACATCCTGCCACTCCTCCGGACCTTCGCCGAGCAGGTCCACCTCCACGCCATCTGGATCAAGTACCGCCCTAACTACGAAGCGCTCGTCGACCTCGTCCACGACCCGCTGACCCGCACCATCCTCAACACAAACATCTACCTCAAGCTCCCCGCCAGCAGCTACGATGGCCGCCGGTTCCTCGTTCTGATCGAGCCTATGCTCGCCCCGGCGGCAAGCAACGCCCGCATCTACGGCAACGACTACACCGTCGTCGTCTCTCCATCTGCCACGCCACCCGGCAACGTCAAGATGGAGCAGGTCCGGCACACCTACCTCCACTACGAGGTCGAGCCGCTCGTCTACTCCCGCGCCACCGCGATGAACCGCCTGCAGCCCCTGCTCCGCACTGTGCAGGACGCTCCGATTGAATTCAGCTACAAATCCGACATCGTCTCGCTCATCGCCGAGTGCATGATCAAGGCTATCGAAGCCCACACCATGGACGCCGGCATTCCGAAGCCCGAAAAGACCACCAGCCACGAGCGCATCGATCAGGAGCGCTATACCGCGGAGATGACGGTATACGACCGCCAGACCGAGGCCGCCCGCCGCAACGCTGCCGAACTCTCTATGCGCCAGGGCTGGGTGCTGACCGGGTACTTCTACGACAGGCTCAGCGAGATGCAGCACGACGGCTCCAGCCTGAAGGACTCCATTGGCCAGATGGTCTACGGCATGGACATCGGACGCGAAGCCCACCACGACCAGCAGATCGTCTTCCTTCCTGAAGCCAGCCACGACGTTGTGCGCCGGACGCCCCGCCAGCCCACGGGCCTCGATCTCGCCGAGATGAAGCTCTTCAAGGGCGACAAAGACGGTGCCAGCGAGATCGCTGAGAAGGTCCTCGCCAGCCCGACCGGGGACCATGCCCGCGCCAACTACTTGATCGCCCGCGTCAACCTGCTCGACCAGCAGCCTGACGACGCCGTGACCCACTTCCACGCCGCGCTCGAGACCTCTCGCGACCCCCGCACCCTGGCCTGGTGCCACATCTATCTCGGACGTCTCTACGACATGCAGCAGACTCCCGACCGCAAGAAAGCCGTCGCCGAGTACAAGCTGGCCCTCAACCTCCGCGACGACCGCCCCGACACCAAGGCCGCCGCCGAAGCCGGCATCCGCGCTCCGTTCGCTCCACCCAAACGCGAAGCCATGCCCGATCCCGACGACAACGACAACACGCCCATCGACCCCACCGGCAAAGCCGAGAAAGACGCCTACAAGCCACCGCCTCCGCAATAA
- the rnc gene encoding ribonuclease III, translating to MPPRKSTRSPFGHTFKDPSLLERALTHRSLAYETSPHLLSDTSADNEQLEFLGDAVLGLIVAEALYRRFPQSREGELTRLRASIVSRKHLGAMAARIDLGSHLRLGKGEERTGGRAKSALLSNALEAVIAAIYLDGGLKPTAAFIEKNILEPALPEITLALSTPNGAGSSTFSGAVGDHKSALQEHLQASGLGQPEYLLVSESGPDHQKRFHVQVVVHDRTSAADGVPTILAESDGPTKKAAQQEAARLAFLRIVADGNAAHASQKSVATE from the coding sequence ATGCCGCCAAGAAAATCCACACGCTCCCCCTTCGGCCACACCTTCAAGGACCCCTCCCTGCTCGAGCGCGCCCTGACCCACCGCTCGCTCGCCTACGAGACCTCCCCGCACCTGCTCTCCGACACCTCCGCCGACAACGAGCAGCTTGAGTTCCTCGGCGACGCCGTCCTCGGCCTGATCGTCGCCGAAGCCCTCTACCGCCGCTTCCCGCAGTCGCGCGAGGGCGAACTCACACGGCTCCGGGCCTCCATCGTCAGCCGCAAGCACCTTGGCGCGATGGCCGCGCGCATCGATCTTGGCAGCCATCTCCGCCTCGGCAAGGGAGAAGAACGCACCGGCGGCCGCGCCAAGTCCGCCCTGCTCTCGAACGCGCTTGAAGCCGTCATCGCCGCCATCTACCTTGACGGCGGCCTTAAGCCCACCGCCGCATTCATCGAGAAGAACATCCTCGAACCCGCTCTGCCCGAGATCACCCTCGCGCTCTCCACGCCCAACGGAGCAGGCTCCTCCACATTTTCGGGAGCCGTCGGCGACCACAAATCCGCCCTCCAGGAGCATCTGCAGGCCTCCGGTCTCGGCCAGCCCGAGTACCTACTCGTCTCCGAGTCAGGCCCCGACCACCAGAAGCGCTTCCACGTCCAGGTCGTGGTGCACGACCGTACCTCCGCCGCGGATGGTGTCCCAACCATCCTCGCTGAATCTGACGGCCCCACAAAAAAGGCCGCTCAGCAGGAGGCCGCACGCCTAGCCTTCCTGCGCATCGTGGCAGACGGCAACGCAGCCCACGCATCTCAAAAGTCTGTGGCAACCGAATGA